In a genomic window of Bifidobacteriaceae bacterium:
- a CDS encoding GNAT family N-acetyltransferase, whose amino-acid sequence MDSAPAPHRLGPDNLTEGFASGARELDQWLTRFALENQRAGNAVVYVVERDGRIAGYYAIAMAGVSRELVPERLHPRSRPTEVPCALLARLAADMRWQGMGLGRLLLR is encoded by the coding sequence ATGGACTCGGCGCCCGCGCCCCACCGGCTTGGCCCGGACAACTTGACCGAGGGTTTCGCCAGCGGCGCCCGCGAACTGGACCAATGGCTGACCCGGTTCGCGCTGGAAAACCAGCGGGCCGGGAACGCGGTCGTCTACGTGGTCGAGCGGGACGGACGCATCGCGGGCTATTACGCCATCGCCATGGCGGGGGTCTCCCGAGAGCTCGTGCCGGAGCGTTTGCATCCCCGAAGCAGACCAACCGAAGTCCCCTGCGCGCTGCTCGCCAGGCTCGCGGCGGACATGCGCTGGCAGGGCATGGGGCTTGGACGCCTGCTGCTTCGCGA
- a CDS encoding DUF1778 domain-containing protein, whose protein sequence is MNTATATGAEPRKTERVNLRASRRQLSLLRRAAEATDRSLTDLVLESAVGEAERLLGDRRLYVLTAAQFDEFERLLQAPTGPTPLFDRLFEADGRTGAGDSA, encoded by the coding sequence TGAACACGGCGACCGCAACCGGGGCCGAACCCCGAAAAACTGAACGGGTCAACCTGCGCGCCAGCCGGCGCCAGCTTTCGCTGCTCCGTAGGGCGGCCGAGGCGACGGATCGCAGCCTGACGGACCTTGTGCTGGAAAGCGCGGTAGGCGAAGCCGAGCGCCTGCTTGGCGACAGACGCCTCTACGTCCTGACGGCGGCCCAGTTTGACGAATTCGAACGGCTGCTCCAAGCACCGACGGGTCCGACGCCCCTGTTTGATCGCCTGTTCGAAGCCGATGGGCGGACCGGGGCGGGAGATTCGGCCTGA